The Ascaphus truei isolate aAscTru1 chromosome 3, aAscTru1.hap1, whole genome shotgun sequence genome includes a region encoding these proteins:
- the LOC142489963 gene encoding fidgetin-like, with amino-acid sequence MALLKMHWTPEHAQPLNQWPEQHLDVSSTTSSPAHKSDLYHSSRQRLNYAWANDDISALTASNLLKRYAEKYSGVLDSPYERSTLSTYTDGAFGPVNGQKGDLEPWQMSHGSESSYTVNAIHDSLSGSKSGNGPLGLASPTTAPGNLSDPIYPGSTCGGPNPASSLVAPQDYASTYSGTYLPSGYCSQPTSALPPTHPSSLHSSGLQPTHASPALIHGYSSSGAIYNYGSSSYPTQPAIGPGYGGMHPTHPPGSYLPSGIAAPTPLPPHTSSRPPGYTYQSSSLASIPVTPLSTESASSLKRKAFDMAAEEESEDRYRKYSYEQPKSTSDSSFQMSDDGVPNECTGNGFSRNSETPQVPFKPGKREAEEEQVGKYNSHSLKTMISPTYNGEGSLRSSDTFGKFTPPIINGERRGNEQGHVFSHRMQISGMKPTIFCSPSEDQLKNMGPLILELVNNEIVDCGPSVQWTDIAGQVSVKAVIEEELVWPILRPGAYTGANSPPKTILLFGPPGAGKTLLSRCISTQLGSTLLKLSSAVLVSKWKSEGEKILQTVFFMASCHQPSVVFISEIDMLLSARVNEDNTHLSNLKSQILSFLDNIATSSDDNIIFIGTSQRPNDLDEAAHRRFAKRFYISPPDNLARRQILHHTLAQQNYCLSEREMALLVQHTEGYSGNELIQLCQQAGAGHLHGISGQLQPTSYKDFEGAFCKLRASTSQKQLDLYVEWNKMYGSRH; translated from the exons ATGG CTCTCTTGAAGATGCACTGGACACCAGAGCATGCCCAGCCCCTGAATCAGTGGCCAGAGCAGCACCTTGATGTTTCTTCTACCACTTCCTCTCCAGCCCACAAATCTGATTTGTATCATAGTAGCCGGCAGAGATTGAACTACGCTTGGGCCAATGATGATATTTCGGCATTGACTGCGTCCAACCTTTTGAAGAGATATGCAGAGAAATACTCTGGAGTTCTAGACTCCCCATATGAACGATCTACGTTAAGTACCTACACAGATGGGGCCTTTGGGCCTGTCAATGGACAAAAGGGAGACCTTGAACCGTGGCAGATGTCACACGGGTCTGAGAGTTCATATACAGTAAATGCCATACACGATAGTTTGTCTGGCTCCAAGTCAGGCAATGGACCTCTTGGTTTGGCCAGTCCGACTACAGCACCTGGCAACCTTTCTGATCCCATTTATCCCGGTAGTACGTGTGGAGGGCCCAACCCAGCTAGTAGTCTTGTAGCACCCCAGGATTATGCCTCAACCTATAGTGGCACCTACCTTCCATCAGGCTACTGTAGTCAGCCCACCTCAGCACTTCCCCCTACCCACCCTTCATCTCTCCATAGCTCAGGACTTCAGCCAACGCATGCTTCACCAGCTCTGATTCATGGATACAGCTCTTCAGGTGCAATATACAACTATGGTTCAAGCAGTTATCCAACCCAACCTGCCATTGGTCCTGGATATGGAGGAATGCATCCAACGCACCCACCAGGTTCTTATCTGCCTTCAGGTATTGCTGCACCCACACCTCTTCCACCCCATACTTCTTCAAGGCCGCCTGGGTACACTTACCAAAGTTCTAGCTTAGCATCAATTCCAGTCACTCCTCTAAGCACTGAGTCAGCCAGTTCCTTGAAAAGGAAAGCTTTTGACATGGCAGCAGAGGAAGAAAGTGAAGACAGATATAGAAAGTACAGCTATGAGCAACCAAAGTCTACCTCAGATTCTTCATTTCAAATGTCAGATGACGGTGTTCCAAATGAATGCACAGGCAATGGTTTCAGTCGTAATAGTGAAACTCCACAGGTTCCCTTTAAACCTGGAAAACGTGAAGCAGAAGAAGAGCAAGTAGGAAAATATAACAGCCACTCATTGAAAACCATGATCTCACCAACTTATAATGGAGAAGGGTCATTGAGATCCAGTGACACCTTTGGAAAGTTCACTCCCCCTATAATTAATGGTGAGCGGAGAGGTAATGAGCAGGGGCATGTTTTTTCACACAGAATGCAGATTTCGGGGATGAAACCAACTATATTTTGTAGTCCTTCTGAAGATCAATTAAAAAATATGGGTCCTCTTATTCTGGAACTCGTTAATAATGAAATTGTTGACTGTGGCCCTTCAGTGCAGTGGACTGACATAGCTGGCCAGGTATCAGTGAAGGCTGTGATTGAAGAAGAATTAGTATGGCCTATCCTAAGGCCTGGTGCCTACACAGGAGCCAACAGTCCTCCCAAAACCATTTTATTGTTTGGCCCTCCAGGTGCAGGGAAAACCCTGTTGAGCAGGTGCATTTCAACCCAACTGGGATCCACCTTACTGAAACTCAGCAGTGCTGTACTTGTCTCCAAGTGGAAGAGTGAGGGTGAAAAAATCTTGCAAACTGTATTCTTTATGGCAAGCTGTCATCAGCCCTCAGTGGTTTTCATTAGCGAGATTGACATGCTTCTCTCTGCACGCGTAAATGAGGATAACACTCATCTGAGCAATCTTAAATCCCAGATACTTTCCTTTTTGGATAACATAGCTACCTCATCTGATGATAACATCATTTTTATTGGGACCTCCCAGCGGCCCAATGACCTTGATGAAGCTGCTCACCGCAGATTTGCCAAGAGATTTTATATTTCACCCCCAGATAATCTAGCAAGAAGGCAGATCCTCCACCACACTTTGGCCCAACAAAACTACTGCCTTAGTGAAAGGGAAATGGCCTTATTAGTCCAGCACACAGAGGGTTACTCAGGCAACGAGCTGATTCAACTTTGCCAACAAGCTGGAGCCGGTCATCTCCATGGTATTTCAGGTCAGCTGCAGCCAACTTCCTACAAGGACTTTGAGGGAGCTTTCTGCAAACTCCGTGCCAGTACATCTCAGAAGCAATTAGACTTATATGTGGAATGGAATAAAATGTATGGTTCAAGACACTAA